Within the Cotesia glomerata isolate CgM1 linkage group LG6, MPM_Cglom_v2.3, whole genome shotgun sequence genome, the region TTTTGAATTGACTGTAAGATGGCGTTGCGCAACCGGATATAGTACTACGTGACTCCCgccaaaattcaaattcaaataatttttaatttcaaaattaacataaataaattattaaaacattatttcttcatttcGTCTTAATaactttgattaaaataaaaattagtaaagttataaaaaataaaacatttttaattatatttgttttaGGCTGTGTACAAAGTAATGAGTGAAACAGCATCTTTATTCAGTGATAATATagatagaaataatatatataaattattaacaaccGAAGAATACTTACGGGTTAAGAATAAGCTCAATGATATAATATCAACAATATTACATactgaatataaaattaaattcttagatttttaaaaatcaaattgttATGCTGCCCGGTCAATATTTAGTTCCTTTACCctatctcaaaaattttttttcttctatataCATTAGCGTGTGCCAAAATTCAACTTCCGTGATGGACctcttaaaattggaattttaagTTCCGTTTTTAACAAGAGTTGTGTCTGGGAATTTCCTGACATATTTTGAGCGTAAgggatttatttaatttttttataattttttaacaggagttttgtttggccaaattttgaaattttgaaatttcagcAAAAATGCCTAAACAAAATTCCTATTAAGGTAGTTCCAGCGTGGTATCGTATAGTCAGTGCATTTACTGTGGACAAAAATCTGGAAGCCTCGGCACACAGACGTTCGCACATACAATTACATATTGTTAGTTCCAGTGATCTGACAACGTTGCTCTTGAAAACCGTGAAAGATTTGAATTTCCCGCTTTTTATTCTACATTATTTCAGGGAGCGTTGCGCACGGCGTTGCCAAATTACTATAAATAGTTAAATGAGCAGTTTAGAAATGgatcgaaaattatttttttaaattataattaggaATGTAAATTGCGCACTTCGCGCGCCTTAATTTTTCAACCAATAAGGAATCGGGGACCatatttttgcaataatttgaTACTAAGTTAACTTcacacttatttttatttcatctattttaatttagaggaTATCTCGATAAGAAAACGGTGAGGtgctacttttatttttttaacttattccaaaaatatttttcaacactctcctacttttttttccaattctgtcgagagaattttttaatataataaaaaaatagttggaGAGACCGGACATTTTACATACTTTAAATGGGACATGACCGTCAAAAGGAAGCTATTCTGAACCCATGAAAGAAATTTCAACCGATCCGGTCGAAAAGTGGTTTCACGCTGGAACTACCTTAAAAAATTCGAtgataatcaaataaatcccTTACGCTCAAAATTTGTCAgtaaatgcccaaacacaactctttttaaaagcggaactcaaattttcaattttaagaggtCCATCACGAAAGTtgaattttggcacaccctaaaatgtacataataattaataaccaaATATAATTCCAGTATGGTGACAATAAATCTCCAAGTTCGTGGATTGGCGATGACAATGAGCCTCTCAGTGGATTTTCCTGGCGCGGAGGTTCTGAGCGAGACACAACCGGAATTTTAATGTGGTCAAAAGTGTTCCCAGGAACAATGCCAAACGGTGAGAAAGTCGCGATCATCCTGATGGACACCCAGGGGGCGTTCGACAGCCAATCGACAGTACGAGACTGCGCGACAGTATTTGCCCTGAGCACGATGCTGTCCTCAGTCCAGATCTTCAACCTGTCGCAGAACATCCAGGAAGACGACCTCCAGCATCTCCAACTGTTCACCGAGTACGGACGACTAGCCCTGGAGAAATCAGGGAATACTCCGTTCCAGAAGCTCGAGTTCCTAGTCCGGGACTGGAGCTACCCCTACGAGGCCGATTACGGATCCGAGGGTGGCCAGAAAATCCTCCAGAGACGACTGGAAATCTCCGACCGCCAACACCCGGAGCTCCAGAGTCTGAGAAAGCACATAAAGTCCTGCTTCTCGGACATCTCCTGCTTTCTGATGCCCCACCCAGGTCTGAAAATTGCTACCAACCCCAAGTTCGACGGCAGACTGGTGGAGATTGAGTCCGACTTCAAGCACCAGCTCAAGGAACTTATTCCCTCGCTGCTTGCGCCGGAGAATTTGGTCACCAAGAAAATAAACGGACAGACTGTTCGGGCCAGGGATTTGCTCGAGTACTTTAAGAGTTATATAAGAATCTACAAGGGCGATGAACTTCCGGAACCGAAAAGCATGCTGGTAGCGACTGCCGAGGCTAATAATCTCTCTGCTGTAGCAGATGCCAAGGACCTCTATCTTCAGATGATGGAATGTGTATGCGGTGGCACTAAACCGTTCTTGGCTACTGCGCATCTCGAGTCTGAGCACCAGAGGTGCGTTGACAAGGCGCTACATTTGTTTTCTAATAAACGGAAGATGGGGGGAGATGAGTTCAGTCAAACTTACATGGAGAAACTTGttaaggtaattatttattttttatgatactgaaataaGCCTCtaggatttttttaaagaaataaattaatataaaaaattaaacttttatatttcgacgttctaataagcaaattgtctaattccattttagagaatcttctatttgtacgaaaaaaacaattagttaaaaatttattatcactttaaaaaaccatttaatatcattattatctaatagaaatataatatttaggtttgaatcattcaaataatttataatttgattatggctacatcaaaatgttaaaaaatcaccctctaaaaaataaggagttggacaaattgctaattagaccatcGATTTgtcaaaaagttatttttgtaatttttttttttttaattttttcttaatagaaatttacttgcaaaaaattttagttttattgtttttggaggtttatttataatactgaaattaacatctaaaaattttttttttttgataaataatttaattattgtgaaaaaaatttcacttggaaaaattaaaaaaaaatttttaggatcaTGACttgcaacttttaaaattgCTACATCTGAGAAATGGTAATTCTTAGGAAAAGAAGTATAAGCACAATTTTGATAGATAATTGAAtgatttacaatttttatcataaaactgACTGCTTAgctaaaaaaatgtaaaaaacaCATATTTGCAAAATTCaccttgaattaaattttttttttctacaattttattagctttaagtttttattttgactgaaatattaacaaaaaattaatcttcatttttaaattactccaattaattagagaaaaaaaaactattaattgcATTgacttttttcagttaaattttttttttaattctgccatattttttaagtaggtatgaaaaatttaaggtaaatatttacaagttgAGTCAACcatttcaattttcattttttcgaacaaaatttctatttgattttattgatatttaattttttgaaaaacacaTAAACAAATGAACaattgaatagaaaaaaagaaaagttgattatcacaattttaacaaattttcaaaaaaatttataaattttttagaaaattatgatattcaactttttcttttaattgttcgtttttttatgtactttaaaaaatatatatatcaaaaacatcaaaaaaagataaaatagaaattttatccaaacacatgagagccaaaattttttccaacttttgaaggcaaaaaagctatcgaaatctttatttttttcttccacgatattttttatcataaatgcgccgtaaaaacaagcagagtaaaaataaattaaaaaatattaatttttcacctagatatggccaaaaataggatggaccccacttgtaaataattactaaaatttcacttgaaaaaataaaaaaaaaatgtttatgatCATAACTTttgcaaattttaaaattgctataactaaaaaatggtAATTCTTAGGAGAAAAATTATGAGTACGATTTTGATAGATATTTAAATGATCTACAATTTTTCTGagctatttttatcataaaactgACTGTTTAGCTAAAGACTGTAAAAAAACACATATTTGCAAAATTCACCTtgaataaaatcttttttcaaatttttttaacttggaatttttattgtgactgaaatattaaaacaaaattaattttattttttaaattacttactccaattaattaaaaaaaaaaaatttaattaattttaacccCCAGGTTTTTTAAAGCATcttaaaaactattaattgCATTGACTTTTtccatttcaatttttctttttaatactGACATATTTTTtgagcaaaaattaaaaatttgaagtaaaaacctttttaataatttctaataatatttccttaaatttactttatcaattaacaatatattttttatttaaaaaaattctaaacttCTCTACAATTTacgaattgatttttttttcaggataTGGACGACGCTTTCCTTCAATTTAAAGCCCACaatgaaagtaaaaatattttcaaagcaGCCCGTACGCCAGCCGTATTTTTTGCCATTGCCGTAACGATGTACATTTGCTCCGGAGTATTTGGACTCGTTGGACTTTATACGCTTGCTAATATTTGTAATCTCATTATGGGAATTGGGTTGTTAACTCTCGTATTATGGGCGTATATCAggtaattacaaaattatttataaattcctTGTCCTGGatgctttttaaaaaattagtgccTTTAATTTTCTCGTtcacaaaaaaagttttaatataaaacataactttttaattaaattaatttaaaaaataaattttataattaattcttcGAAAGTTGACCGCGATAGtcagctaataaaaaaaaattacattaataattaacaataattacagATATAGCGGCGAGCTTCGTGAAATAGGAACGCAAATCGACGAATTAGCGAGCGGAATCTGGGAAAACGTAAgcattcaaaataaaattatattctgcATGATTCCGATAATTAAATCTCTAATTATAgactgtaataattaatactcgATACTAATCACTAAATAATAcctgattaattatttatttccaaCAGGCCTGGCTATGCGCTCATCTAATCCACCAATTACGTTATTTAGTcctctcattttttttaacactcgCAGCCGTTCCAACTTACACGATCGTTTATACTCACTTTCATAAACACGGTTATATCTGATCTCACGCAATCCTTTAGAccctatttttaattaccgtcatcattattttatcattaatacaGTTACAATTacattaatctttttttttttttttattatacctTTACTTTATTTGATTACCCACGAGTGCTTTGGATCTCAAGGTAATTTAGGTTGCTTGTATAGTAGTCTTAGActatttaacaatattaatatttcatgtGACAAATGCCAAAAAggcgtgaaaaaatttttataggcCCTTTTAGCATTTTTCacctatttattttatcttttaaggTCTGATgtcaaaaaaactcaaaattttcacttaattTCAAGATAGTTATTCGAATTGATTGATTTTCCCAGTTTGGGACTAAAGAAACAACAAAATGGCGTCTGTGATAAAGAAAATGGCCTCCTGCGCGCGCATGTCTAATTATGAGGTtaatttgatataaatttataaataaattactttactAGTCAAAAGTTAACTTTTTAATCTATctaattaagagaataaagaaaattttgtcttcggggtatttaaaatgataaaattagtttttatttaattaaatggaaAGATGGAGACCTGAATTTGGgcttttccaattttttatatactatTCTAAAATAGGtcatttatcataaattttttaagtagttATTAAGAAATTCGacctagcaaccttgcagtcactatgtgactgccgtgacttgtgatctataaataaataaaattttgctttattaaataatgacttttgttgaattgcaccgtactttcttaactattgacgtttttaaagatataagctcatcctgatgttacactcatcaagagctttcatttgagtacccacatgcattttgatatatttttcatatatacatatatataatatatataaatatatgaaaaattgatgtgggtactcaaatgaaaggtcttgatgagtgtaacatcaggatgagcttatatctttaaaaatgtcaataattcataaGATATAAGGccaattcttaattatgtatctagagatagagcattatactttcttaaataatgaggtttttaaatatataagctcatcccgatgttacactcattaaaagcttttatttgagtacccacatgcattttcatatatttttcatatatacatatatatataatatatgtaaatatatgaaaaattgatgtgggtattcaaatgaaaggtttcgattaatgtaatttcggggtgagcttatatctttaaaaatttcattagttgactagatacaatgtcattccttaattattgacatttttcaagatgtaagctcatcccaatgttacactcataaagagctttcattcgagtatCCACATACatttctttatatatttttcatatatacatatatatataattataaatatatgaaaaattgatgtgggtactcaaatgaaagatctcgatgagtgtaacatcaggatgagcttatatctttaaaaatgtcaataattcaccagatacaaggtcatttcttaattatgtatctagagatagagcattttcaaatacagcctaaatacttatcatcatcaaTTGATTATTggtaaaaatgatataaaaccttgaaaaggcacaaatccAAGTCAAGATCTTTACAATGtgtttaaatttcatttaaaaaaccaacTTTATCAcatgactatcctggagacaaaatttttcttattctcttaataatatagattaattaaatttgatttaaaaagaaaattttgaattttttttaatcagaccttttaaataaattaatcatttaaaataattgtaattaataatttatttgtagatAATGAA harbors:
- the LOC123267644 gene encoding atlastin isoform X4 — its product is MANVRQQRRKQEENFSTDLYSDDKKTERIEELPSSVRSKPMDDVKKSEDGGRPVQVVLAHPDHTFELDEDALAEILLKDDIKDRSVVVVSVAGAFRKGKSFLLDFFLRYMNHQYGDNKSPSSWIGDDNEPLSGFSWRGGSERDTTGILMWSKVFPGTMPNGEKVAIILMDTQGAFDSQSTVRDCATVFALSTMLSSVQIFNLSQNIQEDDLQHLQLFTEYGRLALEKSGNTPFQKLEFLVRDWSYPYEADYGSEGGQKILQRRLEISDRQHPELQSLRKHIKSCFSDISCFLMPHPGLKIATNPKFDGRLVEIESDFKHQLKELIPSLLAPENLVTKKINGQTVRARDLLEYFKSYIRIYKGDELPEPKSMLVATAEANNLSAVADAKDLYLQMMECVCGGTKPFLATAHLESEHQRCVDKALHLFSNKRKMGGDEFSQTYMEKLVKDMDDAFLQFKAHNESKNIFKAARTPAVFFAIAVTMYICSGVFGLVGLYTLANICNLIMGIGLLTLVLWAYIRYSGELREIGTQIDELASGIWENIMKPVYQQFVEKSVHVAVQHAANSANSTLANAAINGKYKVP
- the LOC123267644 gene encoding atlastin isoform X2, producing MANVRQQRRKQEENFSTDLYSATKPPVTYRLDENVNRLSLSSHKISDGGVGKFDDKKTERIEELPSSVRSKPMDDVKKSEDGGRPVQVVLAHPDHTFELDEDALAEILLKDDIKDRSVVVVSVAGAFRKGKSFLLDFFLRYMNHQYGDNKSPSSWIGDDNEPLSGFSWRGGSERDTTGILMWSKVFPGTMPNGEKVAIILMDTQGAFDSQSTVRDCATVFALSTMLSSVQIFNLSQNIQEDDLQHLQLFTEYGRLALEKSGNTPFQKLEFLVRDWSYPYEADYGSEGGQKILQRRLEISDRQHPELQSLRKHIKSCFSDISCFLMPHPGLKIATNPKFDGRLVEIESDFKHQLKELIPSLLAPENLVTKKINGQTVRARDLLEYFKSYIRIYKGDELPEPKSMLVATAEANNLSAVADAKDLYLQMMECVCGGTKPFLATAHLESEHQRCVDKALHLFSNKRKMGGDEFSQTYMEKLVKDMDDAFLQFKAHNESKNIFKAARTPAVFFAIAVTMYICSGVFGLVGLYTLANICNLIMGIGLLTLVLWAYIRYSGELREIGTQIDELASGIWENIMKPVYQQFVEKSVHVAVQHAANSANSTLANAAINGKYKVP
- the LOC123267644 gene encoding atlastin isoform X1 encodes the protein MSESVSKRSISSNNKNASRPISRRRLPDGFGMVARATKPPVTYRLDENVNRLSLSSHKISDGGVGKFDDKKTERIEELPSSVRSKPMDDVKKSEDGGRPVQVVLAHPDHTFELDEDALAEILLKDDIKDRSVVVVSVAGAFRKGKSFLLDFFLRYMNHQYGDNKSPSSWIGDDNEPLSGFSWRGGSERDTTGILMWSKVFPGTMPNGEKVAIILMDTQGAFDSQSTVRDCATVFALSTMLSSVQIFNLSQNIQEDDLQHLQLFTEYGRLALEKSGNTPFQKLEFLVRDWSYPYEADYGSEGGQKILQRRLEISDRQHPELQSLRKHIKSCFSDISCFLMPHPGLKIATNPKFDGRLVEIESDFKHQLKELIPSLLAPENLVTKKINGQTVRARDLLEYFKSYIRIYKGDELPEPKSMLVATAEANNLSAVADAKDLYLQMMECVCGGTKPFLATAHLESEHQRCVDKALHLFSNKRKMGGDEFSQTYMEKLVKDMDDAFLQFKAHNESKNIFKAARTPAVFFAIAVTMYICSGVFGLVGLYTLANICNLIMGIGLLTLVLWAYIRYSGELREIGTQIDELASGIWENIMKPVYQQFVEKSVHVAVQHAANSANSTLANAAINGKYKVP
- the LOC123267644 gene encoding atlastin isoform X3: MSESVSKRSISSNNKNASRPISRRRLPDGFGMVARDDKKTERIEELPSSVRSKPMDDVKKSEDGGRPVQVVLAHPDHTFELDEDALAEILLKDDIKDRSVVVVSVAGAFRKGKSFLLDFFLRYMNHQYGDNKSPSSWIGDDNEPLSGFSWRGGSERDTTGILMWSKVFPGTMPNGEKVAIILMDTQGAFDSQSTVRDCATVFALSTMLSSVQIFNLSQNIQEDDLQHLQLFTEYGRLALEKSGNTPFQKLEFLVRDWSYPYEADYGSEGGQKILQRRLEISDRQHPELQSLRKHIKSCFSDISCFLMPHPGLKIATNPKFDGRLVEIESDFKHQLKELIPSLLAPENLVTKKINGQTVRARDLLEYFKSYIRIYKGDELPEPKSMLVATAEANNLSAVADAKDLYLQMMECVCGGTKPFLATAHLESEHQRCVDKALHLFSNKRKMGGDEFSQTYMEKLVKDMDDAFLQFKAHNESKNIFKAARTPAVFFAIAVTMYICSGVFGLVGLYTLANICNLIMGIGLLTLVLWAYIRYSGELREIGTQIDELASGIWENIMKPVYQQFVEKSVHVAVQHAANSANSTLANAAINGKYKVP